The Kosmotoga olearia TBF 19.5.1 sequence AGTGCTATGGTGGCTATAATTGTACCGCCGGGAAATCCGCCACCAGGCGTTAAATGTCCGTGAATGAAGATGTATGCACCAAAAACTGCCAGGATTGGAACTATAAGTTGGGAAGCTAACTTAACAATTGGATTTATCGGAACAGAGGAGCTCTGTCGTTTCAACCCGGAGCCAAGGAAAAAACCAACACCTGCAGCCGACAGGAAAAGAACGGTAACCTCGCCAAGAGTATCGAAAGAACGGTAGTTGACAACAACAGAAGTGACAATGTTTGCCTCGCCGCTTTCCGGGTCTTTGGTTTCACCATAACGGATTATCTGTTCTTCCTGAGAATTTACACTTTTGGAGATATAACGTGCTGAAACTCTTTCTTGAAGATTCACCTTTCCAAAACTTGGAATTCCATCATATGTTCCGTCCGTATCCAAAACACTAAAGAAAATCAAGAGGAGAAGAAAGGCCAGTAACCCTGCAACTATCCTTTTCATTTCGACTCTCTCCTTCCAATCCTCTTCAACGTGAGGAGGAATATGGCTGTCGTAAGGCCTGCACCAACGGAAACTTCAGTGATGGCAACATCAGGCGCCTTCATAAAGATGAATAAAACCACTGATAGAAGGCTCACAAGTGAGAGCATAACAACAGAAGTCAGGAGATTTTTCGTTTCTATGGCTATAATAGCCCCAACGATGACTATCACACCGATGATAAATGAAAGAACGGTCATGTTTTATCACCATCCTCAATATCATTTTCCGGCTGATAGGCGTCAAGATTTGTACCCTTCACCGGCTTTATTCCTGATTTCAGTGCCGCGCGAGCCAATGCAGAACTCCCGACGGGGTTGGTGATTGCAATGAAGATAATTATTATGATGCTTTTGAGGAGCCATTCAGGCCTGATCAAACCAACTCCAAGAATGAAAGAAAATGCACCAAGGGTTGTTGCTTTCGCTCCTGCTTGCAATCTGTTGTATATATCCGGCATTCTGAGAATTCCAAGCCCACCGAGGAGGTAAAAAATGGATCCCACACCCAGTAATATGTAACCTATAACATCTAAAATCATTTTCTCCCCTCCAGATATCTGGCTACAACAACAGTTTCCAGGAACGCCAGTATCGCGTAAGCCAGAGCGATATCAAGAAACAGTTCATTATTCTCAATCAGCGCGAACAACGCGATTGCGCCGGTAACGATAACGTTGAGTGTATCGAGTGCAACGATTCTATCTGGAACTGTTGGACCAACAAAAACTCTAAATAAAGCCAGAATAAAGCCTAAAGCAACAAGCACAAGGAAGATAAACAAAATCATTCGAATATCCCCCCAATCTTGCGCTCAAAGGTTTCAGAGATAATCTTTTTTGCTTCATTGGGATCGAGACTTTTAGCATCGATCCAATGAACGTAGAGATTTTCTTCATCCATATCTACAGTCAATGTGCCTGGAGTCAGCGTTATAGAATTGGCGAGAGTTAGCTTAGAGAAATCTCCTTTCAGGTTCGTGGGGATTTTCACGATAGCCGGGTTAATGGGAAGTTTTGGATTCAAAACGCGTCGTGCAACGTCAAGATTTGCTTTTATCATCTCGACTATGAACAGCGGAAGATACATGAACAGGTATTT is a genomic window containing:
- the mnhG gene encoding monovalent cation/H(+) antiporter subunit G — encoded protein: MILDVIGYILLGVGSIFYLLGGLGILRMPDIYNRLQAGAKATTLGAFSFILGVGLIRPEWLLKSIIIIIFIAITNPVGSSALARAALKSGIKPVKGTNLDAYQPENDIEDGDKT
- a CDS encoding Na(+)/H(+) antiporter subunit B, with amino-acid sequence MTVLSFIIGVIVIVGAIIAIETKNLLTSVVMLSLVSLLSVVLFIFMKAPDVAITEVSVGAGLTTAIFLLTLKRIGRRESK
- a CDS encoding Na(+)/H(+) antiporter subunit B, producing MKRIVAGLLAFLLLLIFFSVLDTDGTYDGIPSFGKVNLQERVSARYISKSVNSQEEQIIRYGETKDPESGEANIVTSVVVNYRSFDTLGEVTVLFLSAAGVGFFLGSGLKRQSSSVPINPIVKLASQLIVPILAVFGAYIFIHGHLTPGGGFPGGTIIATIALLTLLVDDKKLLSPFLKVFEGLAGLMYVGIGVIGLLVAGSFLQNFLPTGTVGNLLSSGVIPIVYSIIGIKVGAELSGVIGDFFSEGGAK
- a CDS encoding cation:proton antiporter; translation: MILFIFLVLVALGFILALFRVFVGPTVPDRIVALDTLNVIVTGAIALFALIENNELFLDIALAYAILAFLETVVVARYLEGRK
- a CDS encoding Na+/H+ antiporter subunit E, whose amino-acid sequence is MARNYISVILVTFLIWLGLTASFAPGEIITGLAVSMIVAQLLGRYARFNLRVDLPIRIVKYLFMYLPLFIVEMIKANLDVARRVLNPKLPINPAIVKIPTNLKGDFSKLTLANSITLTPGTLTVDMDEENLYVHWIDAKSLDPNEAKKIISETFERKIGGIFE